A segment of the candidate division WOR-3 bacterium genome:
TTGCATAATATGACAGGCGAGCAATTAGTCATCCGACAGGCACTGATCCCAGACCTGAAGGCCATTACCGATATATATAATGAAGCAATTCTGAAAACGGTCGCCACCTTCGACACCGAGCCAAAGAGTCTCGCCGAGCAGGAAGCGTGGTTCCAAGCACACGGTGCAACCAATCCGATCCTCGTTGCTGAACTGAGCGGTGAAATCGTTGGCTGGGCAGCGTTGAGCAAGTGGTCGGACCGCTGTGCGTATTCAGATACGGCCGAAATTTCGCTATACATCAGGGAGTCTCATCAGGGTAGAGGCATCGGCCGCGAGTTGCTGAAGAACATACTGGACAAAGGACGGCATGCCGGTCTGCACACGGTGATCGCGCGTATAGCAGAAGGCAATGAGGTCAGCGTTCACCTCCATGAATCATTAGGGTTCAGGCACGTTGGCATAATGAAAGAAGTCGGAAAAAAATTTGGCCGGCTACTGGACGTCTATCTCATGCAACTCATCTACGAAGAACGTCATGGGCTCACCCGGTACCAGTAACGGTAGATCTCCCTGAAACCAAGCTTGTGGTAGAGCGCGAGCGCGATACTGTTATCGACCATCACCTGCAGGTACGATCTTTCCGTTCCGGCGTTCCGTGCCCACGCGAGTATGCCTTCGGTTATCACTCTACCCAGCCCCCTGCCACGGAATCGGTCCTCAACGATTATGTCGAACAGGCCGACCGTCTTCTCTTCCCTGACCCCAGCACCGCAGGCAACGATCGACCCGCCACTACATATCCGGGCAAAGCATCTGTCCAGCAGGCCTTTCTCCAGAATTGAACTCAGCGTATCTCTATACCTCACGTCCGCTCCGCTCATGCGGAAGAATGCATCAAGCCATGAATCGTCCACCCGTTCGCTGATTTCAACGCGGCCATCAGCAGTTGGGTTGACCAAATCCAGCATTAGTACCTGTACCGAGGTTTCGGCTTCACGCGCATACCCTTTGTCCTTAAGCACCAGGTCAAGGTCAGGTGGACAGGCATCTTCAGTCATCTTGAAAATCGTACGCAGCCCCTTCTTCGCATAGACTTTTTCACAATACGATATCTTCGTACTCAAGTCGATGGTCGAAGCACAGACTGGATTGACCGAATTCGCCCTCCTGGTATAACCGTTTGCGAACCTGAGCACCCAACCGTCGTACAGCATCGTCTGCAGCGCAGGCCACGCGTTCATCGATATCTCTTCGAACTTCTTAATCAAAGTATTTTTGTTCAAATGTGTAGTATTATACCAGAAGCCGGTTGATTGTCAATCGGGGCCAGGGACAGGTTGATTTGTGTGACGCGTTAACTATAATACATAATCGTGTTACATAAACGCCTGGTAGACCTTATAGCACAAGCGATCGGCAGGCTGGAATCCGGACATCCGATACGCATCGCCATTGATGGCATCGATGCCGCCGGCAAGACCACGCTTGCCGATGAAATCGCTGCCGCCCTGGAGCATGACAATAAACATGTGATCAGGGCATCGATCGATGGTTTTCACCGGCCGAAAAAGGACCGATACTTTCGCGGTGGACTCTCTCCGGAGGGTTACTACTACGATTCCTTTGACAATGAAGCAATCAGAGACTACCTCTTGCATCCGCTGGGGCCGGGCGGAACTGGTGAGTACCGAACTACGGTCTTCGATTTCCGCAATGACTCTCCGCTCCTTTCGCCGTTGATGCGTGCACCGACCGAAGCGGTTCTTCTTTTCGACGGCGTTTTTCTCTTACGTCCTGAGCTCAATGACCACTGGGACGTACGCATTTTTTTACACATTGATTTTGATGTTTCTCTGCAGCGTGCCCTTTGCCGGGACCTCGCCCTTTTCGGCACGAAGGAAAGAATAACCGAACGCTATGAACAACGCTACGTCCGGGGTCAGAAGATATATCTCCACGACGTCGAACCGCAGAAAATTGCCGATATCGTTATCGACAATAATGATCCACTAGATCCGATATTGATACGTAACTCAGTCAAACTCTGATTGCGTACACCTCCCACCGTTACTACCCTGGCCGTATGGCAAATGGCTCATTCTCCCGAACGCTTGACAGCTATGCCTTCTTCCATGTATAATAGATGAAGAGTATAATCTATGAGTTGTATTGGCGATCGTATAATGCACAGCAAAGGAGGATAAACAATGATGCTCCTCGTTCTCTGTATCTTCACCCAACTCGAAATCAACGCAGTGGTAGGCAGTGAAATCGATTCCTTGGAAGCAAAGAAGTATCATCTATTCCGCGATATCGCAGGGTTTGTTTCGGCACAATTCATTGAATCCGATGATACAATAACTGTACACATGAAAATATGGCGTGACCAAACGGTCATTGATACAGCAGTGACCATTGACCGAAATGTTTTCAACACGCTGAACTCGTATATCCAAAATTGCAGGCTCATCATCGAAGACGATAATTTCCGCCGCACCTTTGTTGAGGAATTCAAAGTCGACTGGCCGATAATTTCTCATAATGACATCCAGACAGCAGCCAAATCACTAAAAGGCAGCAGTTTCTTGACCACATCCTGTTGTATTACTGGAGGCTGCGCCCTGGGCGCTTATGCCGGTGCCTTGATCACTCGCAAAACGTGGACCGAGGTCGACACGATCGGCATACCAGTCGGATGTTGGGCTGGCAATGGCGGGTGCACGTTTGTGCCGGTCGAGATCACACGTAAGTACTACCGGATCAATCCCCTGGTCTATGCGGGTAGTGCGGCAATCGGCTCGGGACTGGGTTACATGTGGGCAAAGCACCAATCAAAATCACACCAGGTAATCTTCGACGCGATCGGCCGGAACATCATCGCCTTTGACAATGCCGGATTCCCGATCACCGAACAGGATATCAGTTACTCAAAGCGGACAGATAATGAAATGCTGTTTGGGTCACTGGGCCTAGTCGCTGGACTTGCAGGGTCGCTCGCTACCGCGGTCGGACTCATGGCACCCTGGGCTGATATGGAATCGGAAGAATCGTGGCACCAAACCGCGGTCAACGCGCCTATAATTATCATCTGCAGCGTAGAATTTTATTTCATCACAGACTTCTTCTTGAAAAAAGGGAAGAAACTCGATCGCCAGGCAACGATCGAGAGACTCAAAGACCGCCGTTTTTCTCAATAACCCCATAGTAATGCACTTTATCCCTTGACAAATCGATTTTTTTCGTTATAATATAAACGAACGATTGATTAAAACAAATGTGTGTATAAAACAATCGTTTGCATGAAAGGAGGTTCTATGAGTATATCGATCTCGTGCGCAGCGTCGATGAAGTACTGTGAGATATCCTGTGAGCGCTATTTGACAGAGGCCATTACCATGTGGTATACAAATGCTCGTTTAAAACGAACGTTCAATACCAAGGGAGGAAGGCATGACGACTGAACATCATAAGATAGCAAAACAACGGATCTTCGAAGCAGCCCTGGCTCTTTTCGCGCGCAAAGGCTATGCCGCGGTCGGCGTCAGGGAAATTGCCAAGAAGGCTGACGTTAATATCTCAATGATCAACTACTACTTCGGAGAGAAAGCGGGAATCCTGAAAGCGATCATAAACGAGTGCTATGACCGTTATTTCAAAACGATAAAACCGGTCGGCGACGAAGACCTTCCGATTGAGGAGCACATACGCAAAATAATCCACACCGCGGTCCAATTCTTCAAGGACAACACCGAACTCGTCATCGTCGCCTTTGATATCATACCACTTGATATTCCGGAAGTGATGGAACTGAAGATCAAATGGGTCACAGGCATACGCGAAGGCATGGCCCACTTCCGTAAAAAACTGGACGTCGATGCACAGGACATTCTTCAGGAAAGTGTTGGCCCGACCGCCATCATCGCGGTGATCCTCAATCACTTCCAGAGCAAGTATGCGGCCGAACAATATCCGCAGTTCAAAGAATACGCTGCGCAACTGAATGACGAATTCTACGAAAACTACGCCGATGCACTGGCTGATCTCTTTCTCTATGGCTACATGGGAAAGAAGAACAAGGAGGAAAAATGATACACCACAGAAAACACACTATCTTGATGATATTGCTGCACGTTTCCTTGGCAGCTATTTTGCCCTCTGGGCAACTTACTGCGCAAGAAGAAATGACTGCGGATGAAATTTTGAAGACTTTGACCGAAACAATGAACCCAGAGCAGTCACATGGGACAATGACCATGACCATCGTGACCAGCTCCGGGCAGGAACGAACCTTCAAGTATGAGACATTCTCCAAGGACAAGGGTGACAAAAGCCTCATGAAATATCTTGAACCCCAGCGGGTCAAGGGACAGACCATACTCATGCTGAACGACGCGAACGACATCTGGACATACTTTCCAAGGACCAAACGCGTACGCAAACTCGCCACGCATGCCAAGAAACAGAAGGTAGAAGGCAGCGATTTCTCTTACGAAGACATGGGCGCATCCGATGCGTTCATCGAAGAATACAATGCGCTGCGTTTGAACGATGAAAACAAAGAAGGCCGTTCTTGCTACAAAATTGAGCTGACGCGCAAAGCAGAGAGCAACGCCAGTTACTCGCGCGTCATGCTTTGGATAGATAAGGAAAATTTCATTCCTCTCGTGGTCGACTACTATCACGAAGACGATCCCGAATTGCACGAGAAACAACTCGTGTGTCACGACGTAGAACTGATCGAAGACATCTACACGCCGATGGACTGCACAATGTTTAACAAACTCGACAACACATACACCAAAATGCATATTGTCGACATCACTTACCAGGTCGATCTCGCGGACGATCTCTTCACTGAAATGGGGATGCAGCGATGACTAAGACAACAAAGTTGATCACAGCAGCGCTTCTGCTATACACCGTTGCATATGCTCAACCGGTTGACGTATACGGCTATTTCGAACCACAGTACAACGGAATTTACTCTGGCGATTCATACTATCAATTCCAATCTAATAAGCTGCGCGTTGACCTCAAGAGCACCGCGATAGCAAACACCGAATTCGGAGCGGACGTGATCTTCCTGCTGTACCACGGTAAGACCGACTGGGACATACTCGATTTCCTGCCGGCAGAACTGACATCGACGATACCGCCTCTACTGCGTCCCTTCTATTCCTTCAGATTTGAAGATACACTGTACCTCGACAATGTATACGCACGGTTCGCACTCAACCGGTTCGCGGTGACGGCCGGCAAGCAGCAGATCTCTTTGGGCACTGGCTATTTTGCCAATCCTACGGACATCTTCAACACCAAGGATGCGCTCGACCCGACCTATGAGCAACCTGGACACAATGCCATACGCGTCGACCTCCAGGCACTGCCGCGTTTGAATCTAATGGCTCTTTACTCACCCGTAGAATCCGACTTCGAGTCCTCAGGCAAAATGTTACGCGCGAAACTGGGCATCGGACACTTCGACATCTCGTTGCTGGGCTGTGAAACGCAGTACACGTCTACCGACTTCTACACGTTCGAACAGACACAGGAGCGACGTCATATCCTGGGTGGAGACATCGTCGGTGAACTGATCGGCATGGGGATCTGGGCAGAAGGTATCTACAACTTCTTTGAAGATACTGAAGATGGTTACGAATTCCTCATCGGCACGGATTATACATTCGATTCCGGGCTGTACACCATGCTCGAATATCATCACAACTCGCTGGCAAAATCAGATCATGAAGACTACGATCTGAATGACTGGATGCGATTCTTCACCGGCGAAACGAAAACGATCACCAGTGATCAGGTCTACGCACTCCTGCAGTACCCGCTCACCGACATGCTCACAATAGGCAGTTCCGCGGTTTTGAGCGTTTCAGACATGAGCGCGGCGATCATCCCGATGCTACAATACAGCCTGTTTCAAAACATCGAGCTCACCCTCGTGGGTAATATCTACATAGGAGAAGAAGGTACGGCTTACAGCAGCTCGCTCGGCAACGGCGGTTTCGTCCGCGCAAGTGTATACTTTTAGTGGAGGAATGAAAAATGAGAGAAAGATTACTTAGGAATTGGGCGCGTATCGCGGCTACCCACCCGTGGCGGGTGATCATAGCGGTACTCATAATCACCGTGCTTGCCGCCATCTCAACGTCCCGGATCAGAATGGACATGCGTTGGTCAGACCTCTTGCCCATGAATGATCCCAAAGCAAGGGAATTCGATGAAATAATAACTGAATACAAGAGCGCATCGACCTTCCTCATCGTCGTACGCGGGGAAGAACAGCAGATAAAGAGATTCGCCGATGCGATCACGCCTGAAATAAAAGAATTGCCTCAATTCTTCAGTCGTGTCGACTACAAGCTCGATAAAGAGTTTCTTTCGAACCATGCACTGATGCTCGCGGAAACGAAAGATCTGAAAACCTCTGCGGACATGTTCAAAGATCTCGATCTGATTCCGCTCTTGACCAGCATAAACGACAATTTCGAAGAGGAGTACGTTGGCGATGAAGAAGCGCTGAGCACCAAGGAAAAGGAGAACGAAGCCGTAAGAACCCTTGATGGGTTCTATTCCTGGCTGAAGGCAATGGATACCTTCATTACGGACCCGGGCTCGGCGAACAGTACCCTGGCCGACTCGGCGGTCGAGCGCTTTCTCTACGGCGATCCCTACTTCATCTCCCAGGATAAGCGTGTCCTCCTCATGAACCTCAAAGCCAGTTTTACCGCAATGGATATCGACAAGGATATCGCCTCGACCGACAGCGTTCAGGCGATTCTGGACCGCACACTACCCGATTTCCCAGGTGTCAGAGCCGGCATCGCCGGTATGATACCGCTGCAGAAGGATGAAATGGAGCACACGACCAAGGATATGCAGTTCAGTTCGATACTTGCCGTTGTCCTGGTCATGGTGCTTTTCATGCTGACCTTCAGGATCTGGAGCACGCCGATCCTCGCCGGGCTCAACCTGATGATCTCGATCCTGATCGCGGCCGGCGGGCTTGGACTCATACTTGGCAGGTTGAACCTTATGACCTCGATGTTCGCCGTGATCCTCATCGGTCTCGGAATTGATTACGCGATCCACATCATCTCTGTCTACGGAGAACGAAGGGTCATTGACAAAGATGCAGTCGATGCAATGCAAGAAACCCTGGTACGTTCCGGGCCCGGCATCATCACCGGAGCCCTGACCACGGCTGCAGCATTCTTTGCACTGACTATTTCGGTAACCCAGGGCATCAAAGAAATGGGCATAGTACTTGGTATCGGTATCATCTGCGCCATGGTGACGACCATGGTTCTGCTGCCAGCCATCCTCGTCGCGCGTGAGAGGGTCCTGGCACGCGTCACAAAGAAACCCCTGAAGCAACCCCACGTTGAATTCAAATTCCTTGGTGAGATAGGAAGGAAAATCGCAGCACACCCAATGATCTTTCTGATCCTTACGATCGTGATAACAGTGTTCTTTTTCTACCAGGCGATCAACATAAAATTCGACTATAACATGCTCAATCTCGAACCGAAGGGATTACCCACAGTCGAGCTGCAGGATACGATCATCGAAGCATTCGACCTCAGTCCGGACTTTGCCATGGTCACGACCGGTTCGATTGAAGAATCATACGAAATGTCTGAGAAGCTGAAGCAAATGCCGCTGGTCAGCATGGTCGAGAACATCACTGACTACATCCCGCCCCAGGACAAGCAGCAAGAACGCATACCCGAGGTCGAGAAGATACGGAAACTCGTCAGCCGCACTACCAAACGCACACCGACATCGCAAGCCAACCTCGCCCGACTGATCGAACAACTGGAGAGACTGGATATGAACATCTATGAACTGTCACAGCTTGCATTCATCGGCGGGCAGGACAAAGTGGACGCAAAAGCAAAGAGTATCATTGGTGATCCGGAGAAAGAGGATTCCGAGAGCTTTGTATTGAACCTGATCGAAAAGATAGAGCAGGATCCGCAAGAAGCAGTCACCCAACTGAACAGATTTCAGGATCACTACCAACCTGTTCTGCGCAGCAAGATCTATAAGATGGCAAACCCTGCATTGATCACACTTGATGATCTTCCCGAGCACATCAGGAACCAGTATATCAATGAAAATGGGGACAAGTACCTCGTCACGATCTATCCCAAGGAACAGGTTTGGAATTACGAAGCCCTCACCCGTTTCGACAAGCAGATGGAATCCGTCAGCCCGAAGATCACCGGCACGCCGCCGATATTCTTGCATCTCATCCGGCTTATCGGCCGCGATGGTTTACTGGCGACCATACTGACCGTTATCATCGTCATCCTGCTGCTCTGGATCGACTTCAGAAGTCTGCGTTTCGCCTTGCTGGGTGTGATACCGCTCATTACGGGCGGCATCTGGATGTTGGGTATCATGAAGACCTTCGGCGTAATGCTCACCATGCTCAATGTGATGGCAATCCCTATGATCGTCGGCATTGGCATAGACGACGGAGTACACGTTCTGCACCGGTATATGTTCGAAGGGCTCAGAAAGACACCCGTTGTCCTGCGGAGCACAGGAAAGGCAGTCTTACTCACGTCCCTGACCACGATGGCTGGTTTTGGCTCGCTTATGACCGCGTCTTATCGCGGATGGGCCGGCTTCGGTGCCTTACTGGTAACCGGCGTCGGTGCATGTTTCCTGACAACCATTCTTTTCATCCCCTCTATTATCGGTTTGGTGACCAGAGGACAGAAAAATGACAAACACTGAGGCCAGTTAAGTATCAAGGAGAGCCTGTCATGGGTTATCGCTCGCCTACCATCCACAGTTCAATACTAAAAATGGCAGGCTCTCCAACTTGCACAAGAAGAACTGGCAGCGAAATGACGATGAATGGAGATCGACATGGATACAACAATTCTCGCCATCGTTACCGTGATCGCCGGTGCAATGATCGTAGCATTGCTTATTCGGTCATTTACCGGAGAAAAATGAACACAACGGGGCATTGAAGATGTTGAGGATCAGACCGAACACCCAT
Coding sequences within it:
- a CDS encoding GNAT family N-acetyltransferase translates to MTGEQLVIRQALIPDLKAITDIYNEAILKTVATFDTEPKSLAEQEAWFQAHGATNPILVAELSGEIVGWAALSKWSDRCAYSDTAEISLYIRESHQGRGIGRELLKNILDKGRHAGLHTVIARIAEGNEVSVHLHESLGFRHVGIMKEVGKKFGRLLDVYLMQLIYEERHGLTRYQ
- a CDS encoding uridine kinase; translated protein: MLHKRLVDLIAQAIGRLESGHPIRIAIDGIDAAGKTTLADEIAAALEHDNKHVIRASIDGFHRPKKDRYFRGGLSPEGYYYDSFDNEAIRDYLLHPLGPGGTGEYRTTVFDFRNDSPLLSPLMRAPTEAVLLFDGVFLLRPELNDHWDVRIFLHIDFDVSLQRALCRDLALFGTKERITERYEQRYVRGQKIYLHDVEPQKIADIVIDNNDPLDPILIRNSVKL
- a CDS encoding TetR family transcriptional regulator; the encoded protein is MTTEHHKIAKQRIFEAALALFARKGYAAVGVREIAKKADVNISMINYYFGEKAGILKAIINECYDRYFKTIKPVGDEDLPIEEHIRKIIHTAVQFFKDNTELVIVAFDIIPLDIPEVMELKIKWVTGIREGMAHFRKKLDVDAQDILQESVGPTAIIAVILNHFQSKYAAEQYPQFKEYAAQLNDEFYENYADALADLFLYGYMGKKNKEEK
- a CDS encoding GNAT family N-acetyltransferase, with protein sequence MNKNTLIKKFEEISMNAWPALQTMLYDGWVLRFANGYTRRANSVNPVCASTIDLSTKISYCEKVYAKKGLRTIFKMTEDACPPDLDLVLKDKGYAREAETSVQVLMLDLVNPTADGRVEISERVDDSWLDAFFRMSGADVRYRDTLSSILEKGLLDRCFARICSGGSIVACGAGVREEKTVGLFDIIVEDRFRGRGLGRVITEGILAWARNAGTERSYLQVMVDNSIALALYHKLGFREIYRYWYRVSP
- a CDS encoding outer membrane lipoprotein-sorting protein; this encodes MIHHRKHTILMILLHVSLAAILPSGQLTAQEEMTADEILKTLTETMNPEQSHGTMTMTIVTSSGQERTFKYETFSKDKGDKSLMKYLEPQRVKGQTILMLNDANDIWTYFPRTKRVRKLATHAKKQKVEGSDFSYEDMGASDAFIEEYNALRLNDENKEGRSCYKIELTRKAESNASYSRVMLWIDKENFIPLVVDYYHEDDPELHEKQLVCHDVELIEDIYTPMDCTMFNKLDNTYTKMHIVDITYQVDLADDLFTEMGMQR
- a CDS encoding MMPL family transporter — its product is MRERLLRNWARIAATHPWRVIIAVLIITVLAAISTSRIRMDMRWSDLLPMNDPKAREFDEIITEYKSASTFLIVVRGEEQQIKRFADAITPEIKELPQFFSRVDYKLDKEFLSNHALMLAETKDLKTSADMFKDLDLIPLLTSINDNFEEEYVGDEEALSTKEKENEAVRTLDGFYSWLKAMDTFITDPGSANSTLADSAVERFLYGDPYFISQDKRVLLMNLKASFTAMDIDKDIASTDSVQAILDRTLPDFPGVRAGIAGMIPLQKDEMEHTTKDMQFSSILAVVLVMVLFMLTFRIWSTPILAGLNLMISILIAAGGLGLILGRLNLMTSMFAVILIGLGIDYAIHIISVYGERRVIDKDAVDAMQETLVRSGPGIITGALTTAAAFFALTISVTQGIKEMGIVLGIGIICAMVTTMVLLPAILVARERVLARVTKKPLKQPHVEFKFLGEIGRKIAAHPMIFLILTIVITVFFFYQAINIKFDYNMLNLEPKGLPTVELQDTIIEAFDLSPDFAMVTTGSIEESYEMSEKLKQMPLVSMVENITDYIPPQDKQQERIPEVEKIRKLVSRTTKRTPTSQANLARLIEQLERLDMNIYELSQLAFIGGQDKVDAKAKSIIGDPEKEDSESFVLNLIEKIEQDPQEAVTQLNRFQDHYQPVLRSKIYKMANPALITLDDLPEHIRNQYINENGDKYLVTIYPKEQVWNYEALTRFDKQMESVSPKITGTPPIFLHLIRLIGRDGLLATILTVIIVILLLWIDFRSLRFALLGVIPLITGGIWMLGIMKTFGVMLTMLNVMAIPMIVGIGIDDGVHVLHRYMFEGLRKTPVVLRSTGKAVLLTSLTTMAGFGSLMTASYRGWAGFGALLVTGVGACFLTTILFIPSIIGLVTRGQKNDKH